AGGGCTATAGAGTAGTCGTCACTCACGGCAATGGCCCTCAAGTAGGTATTATAATGGAGTGGATGGAGAGATCTAAAGACGAGATACCTCCTTTAACCATGGACATAGCCGGAGCGATGTCGCAGGGTTGGTTGGGCTATCTGTTGACTCAGTCTATAAACAACCTCCTCAATAAGGAGGGGATTAAGGACTCGGTTAAAGGGGTAATCTCGATAATCAACCAAGTTGAGGTGAGAAGAGACGATCCAGCTTGGAGCAATCCAACTAAGTACGTCGGTAGCTGGTACACTGAGGAGGAGGCCAGGAGGCTGGCTATTGAGAAAGGGTGGGTCTTCAAGCCTGACCCTAGAGGAGGTTATAGGAGGGTGGTCCCGTCACCGGATCCCTACAATAACGTGGAGGTCAGTGCAATCAAGAAGCTGGTGGATGAGGGGTGGATAGTGGTGGCTTCAGGTGGTGGTGGAATACCTGTTGTAAGGAATGCTGACGGAACTATGCAGGGTGTTGAGGCGGTGATTGATAAAGATCTAGCCGGTGAGGTCCTCGCCACGGCTTTGGGTGTCGGCGCCTTCGTAATCCTAACAGACGTTGATGGAATCTATTTGAACTTCGGCAAGCCTAACCAAAGGAAGCTGGACATGGTCACGGTTTCTGAGTTAGAGAAGTATTACGGTGAGGGTCACTTCGCTCCTGGATCCATGGGACCTAAGGTGTTGGCTGTGCTCAGGTTTGTGAGGAGGGGTGGAAGAAGGGCTGCCATAGGTCACCTCTATAAGGGTTATGATGTAGTCAAGGGCGTTTCAGGCACTACAGTTCT
This window of the Zestosphaera sp. genome carries:
- the arcC gene encoding carbamate kinase translates to MHASFRSEKYVLIALGGNAFQSKGDKGTPEDYWKNAYRAAETVVRIVKEGYRVVVTHGNGPQVGIIMEWMERSKDEIPPLTMDIAGAMSQGWLGYLLTQSINNLLNKEGIKDSVKGVISIINQVEVRRDDPAWSNPTKYVGSWYTEEEARRLAIEKGWVFKPDPRGGYRRVVPSPDPYNNVEVSAIKKLVDEGWIVVASGGGGIPVVRNADGTMQGVEAVIDKDLAGEVLATALGVGAFVILTDVDGIYLNFGKPNQRKLDMVTVSELEKYYGEGHFAPGSMGPKVLAVLRFVRRGGRRAAIGHLYKGYDVVKGVSGTTVLSD